A portion of the Streptomyces erythrochromogenes genome contains these proteins:
- a CDS encoding MsnO8 family LLM class oxidoreductase: protein MLDIPLSALEVAMVQTGTRAVDTLRDTAAFAREMERLGYRRLWYAEHHHSPAIGAFPPVVLTAHAAASTSVIRLGSGGVLAPNHAPITLAEQFGTLAALHEDRIDLGIGRGPGTFEEAIARALRRGAGPASDAEYRQDVAAILSFLVEEVALGPLPEPWLLASSTAGAALAAALGLPVAIAHHIRPDNTLAAVEGYRAAFAPSRWCERPRVLLCVETVCAPTEEEAVWRAGPMNVVKAGLLQGLSQTPFPTPAQAAAHPFTEQERQALDGFRAQQAVGAPEAVVGRLAQLAGEAGADELMLATPVYDLGDRIASYELVRKYWGAATAP from the coding sequence ATGCTCGACATACCTCTTTCAGCGCTGGAAGTCGCGATGGTGCAGACGGGCACCCGCGCCGTGGACACCCTGCGGGACACCGCCGCGTTCGCCCGGGAAATGGAGAGGCTGGGCTACCGCCGCCTCTGGTACGCGGAGCATCACCACTCCCCCGCGATCGGCGCGTTCCCGCCGGTCGTGCTGACGGCGCACGCGGCCGCCTCGACCTCGGTGATCCGTCTCGGTTCGGGCGGGGTGCTGGCCCCCAACCATGCGCCGATCACGCTGGCGGAGCAGTTCGGGACGCTGGCCGCCCTGCACGAGGACCGTATCGACCTGGGCATCGGCCGCGGTCCGGGCACTTTCGAGGAGGCCATCGCCCGGGCGCTGCGCCGCGGGGCCGGGCCGGCGTCGGACGCGGAGTACCGGCAGGACGTGGCCGCGATCCTGTCGTTCCTGGTGGAGGAGGTAGCGCTCGGTCCGCTGCCGGAGCCTTGGCTGCTGGCTTCCAGTACCGCGGGGGCCGCTCTCGCCGCGGCGCTCGGGCTGCCGGTCGCGATAGCGCACCACATCCGTCCGGACAACACCCTTGCGGCCGTGGAGGGTTACCGGGCGGCGTTCGCCCCGTCCCGCTGGTGCGAGCGGCCCCGGGTGCTGCTGTGCGTGGAGACGGTGTGCGCGCCGACGGAGGAGGAGGCCGTGTGGCGGGCGGGTCCGATGAACGTCGTCAAGGCCGGGCTCCTGCAGGGGCTGAGCCAGACGCCGTTCCCCACGCCCGCGCAGGCGGCCGCCCATCCCTTCACGGAGCAGGAGCGGCAGGCGCTGGACGGTTTCCGTGCGCAGCAGGCGGTCGGGGCGCCCGAGGCGGTGGTGGGGCGGCTCGCGCAGCTGGCCGGTGAGGCCGGGGCGGACGAGTTGATGCTGGCCACGCCCGTCTACGACCTGGGTGACCGGATCGCTTCGTATGAGCTGGTCAGGAAGTACTGGGGGGCGGCGACGGCGCCGTAG
- a CDS encoding lamin tail domain-containing protein, with protein sequence MSASLATRRALAALLAAGTLVGAAALPAAADDHRRDQRGRHSALVIGDVQYDSPHRGDRSHRALNREWVEIKNTGRNSVNLRGYTLTDQQGNRYRFPDFRLDGRSAVKVHTGQGRDTRHDLYQDRNRQVWNDRDTATLRDNRGNVVDTESWGRRGHQHRG encoded by the coding sequence ATGTCTGCTTCCCTCGCCACCCGCCGCGCTCTCGCCGCCCTCCTGGCCGCCGGCACCCTCGTCGGCGCCGCCGCGCTGCCCGCCGCGGCCGACGACCACCGCCGCGACCAGCGCGGCCGGCACTCCGCCCTCGTCATCGGCGACGTCCAGTACGACAGCCCCCACCGCGGCGACCGCTCCCACCGCGCCCTCAACCGCGAATGGGTCGAGATCAAGAACACCGGCCGGAACAGCGTCAACCTCCGCGGCTACACCCTCACCGACCAGCAGGGCAACCGCTACCGCTTCCCCGACTTCCGCCTGGACGGCCGCTCCGCCGTCAAGGTCCACACCGGACAGGGCCGCGACACCCGCCACGACCTCTACCAGGACCGCAACCGGCAGGTCTGGAACGACCGCGACACCGCCACCCTCCGCGACAACCGCGGCAACGTCGTCGACACCGAGTCCTGGGGCCGCCGCGGACACCAGCACCGCGGCTGA
- a CDS encoding GNAT family N-acetyltransferase yields the protein MSPGLRLRRWSPTDAGAVLAAFADPVMAWQAGEPIVALPAARRWLAARAEQWDAGSAFAFAVVDGADAVLGNVAVGAVDRRHRTGWVSYWTGAAARGRGVASGGCRAVAAWAFEDAGLFRLELGHRVNNPASCRVARAAGFAVEGVQRGKLEYDGVRHDVELHARLATDAVPPPVRPGRTTAG from the coding sequence GTGTCCCCGGGTCTTCGGCTGCGGCGCTGGTCTCCGACGGACGCCGGGGCGGTGCTGGCGGCGTTCGCCGATCCGGTGATGGCGTGGCAGGCCGGTGAGCCGATCGTGGCCTTGCCGGCGGCGCGGCGGTGGCTGGCGGCCCGGGCGGAGCAGTGGGACGCGGGGTCGGCTTTCGCCTTCGCGGTCGTCGACGGTGCGGACGCGGTACTGGGGAATGTGGCGGTCGGCGCCGTCGACCGGCGTCACCGGACGGGCTGGGTGTCGTACTGGACGGGTGCGGCGGCCCGCGGGCGGGGCGTCGCGTCGGGCGGCTGCCGTGCGGTGGCCGCCTGGGCCTTCGAGGACGCCGGCCTGTTCCGGCTGGAGCTGGGCCACCGGGTCAACAACCCGGCGTCGTGCCGGGTGGCGCGGGCTGCGGGCTTCGCGGTCGAGGGGGTCCAGCGCGGCAAGCTCGAGTACGACGGGGTCCGCCACGACGTCGAACTGCACGCACGGCTGGCGACCGACGCCGTACCGCCGCCCGTACGGCCGGGGCGGACCACCGCCGGCTGA
- a CDS encoding DUF6056 family protein, protein MSTMAAEGEEERVSPSSHTGPETGPRRLPRTLLPAAAATLLAAAGALVAVGCFLGLYIRPTSDDWCAAWKTRDLGVLGITADFYTTQNGRIANAFLSGLLYRGGPAGTKILPTLIAVLLTAALVLLGRRLLRALGHTPPLLLLTACALVLQALLYFAGTRSYQVLLWAPATISHTLPSVIGLWALLLALATVSHPRRAVRTAGLAGALLIGFALGTLSEPFALVTGLAAALTAVLCLPRLRLATTWRPFTWCLLWCTGLVCGLAVLYTSPGARWRRAQQPEKEPLLSTAELRATYEDWLHMWDTVTGQWAYLAAPAAGLLLGLAATLRTPRPSPSPPLPASAPRWTRAALLLLPLPVVVLGSFAVAAGLRSGYGPTGWTYARTWTSYLLPMELALCGYGALLGAWAGPRLAARRPAGPGTLAACATAAFCLTLASTASLVPGLQQLTTTTVARSIAWDAQNARIRAEAAQGATSVGYRPLPIGSLAEPFFTADYNRDWVAACMSRWYGVDRIHRR, encoded by the coding sequence ATGAGCACCATGGCGGCCGAGGGCGAGGAAGAACGCGTGAGCCCCTCCTCCCACACCGGCCCGGAAACCGGCCCCCGCCGACTCCCGCGCACCCTCCTGCCCGCCGCCGCGGCGACCCTCCTCGCCGCCGCCGGAGCCCTCGTCGCCGTCGGATGCTTCCTCGGCCTCTACATCCGCCCCACCTCCGACGACTGGTGCGCCGCCTGGAAAACCCGCGACCTGGGCGTCCTCGGCATCACCGCCGACTTCTACACCACCCAGAACGGCCGCATCGCCAACGCCTTCCTCAGCGGCCTCCTCTACCGCGGCGGACCGGCCGGCACCAAGATCCTCCCCACCCTCATCGCCGTCCTGCTCACCGCCGCCCTGGTCCTGCTGGGCCGCCGCCTCCTGCGCGCCCTCGGCCACACCCCGCCCCTGCTGCTCCTGACCGCCTGCGCCCTGGTCCTCCAGGCACTCCTCTACTTCGCGGGCACCCGCAGCTACCAGGTCCTGCTGTGGGCCCCCGCCACCATCTCCCACACCCTGCCCAGCGTCATCGGCCTGTGGGCACTCCTACTGGCCCTGGCCACCGTCTCCCACCCCCGCCGGGCCGTCCGCACCGCCGGCCTCGCCGGCGCCCTCCTCATCGGCTTCGCCCTCGGCACCCTCAGCGAACCCTTCGCCCTCGTCACCGGCCTCGCCGCCGCCCTGACCGCCGTACTGTGCCTGCCCCGCCTGCGCCTGGCCACCACCTGGCGCCCCTTCACCTGGTGCCTGCTGTGGTGCACCGGCCTCGTGTGCGGCCTCGCCGTCCTCTACACCTCCCCGGGCGCCCGCTGGCGCCGCGCCCAGCAGCCCGAGAAGGAACCGCTGCTCTCCACGGCCGAACTGCGCGCCACCTACGAGGACTGGCTGCACATGTGGGACACCGTCACCGGCCAGTGGGCCTACCTCGCCGCCCCCGCCGCCGGCCTCCTCCTGGGCCTGGCCGCCACCCTCCGCACCCCCCGACCCTCACCCTCACCCCCGCTCCCGGCCTCGGCCCCGCGGTGGACGCGGGCCGCCCTGCTGCTGCTCCCGCTGCCCGTGGTCGTCCTGGGCTCCTTCGCGGTCGCGGCGGGCCTGCGCAGCGGATACGGCCCCACCGGATGGACGTACGCCCGCACCTGGACGAGCTACCTGCTGCCCATGGAACTGGCCCTGTGCGGCTACGGAGCCCTGCTGGGCGCATGGGCCGGCCCCCGCCTCGCCGCCCGCCGCCCCGCCGGCCCGGGCACCCTGGCCGCCTGCGCCACGGCCGCGTTCTGCCTGACGCTCGCCTCGACGGCCTCCCTCGTCCCCGGCCTCCAGCAGCTCACCACCACCACGGTGGCCCGCTCCATCGCCTGGGACGCCCAGAACGCCCGCATCCGCGCCGAGGCGGCGCAAGGCGCCACCAGCGTCGGCTACCGCCCCCTGCCCATCGGCAGCCTCGCCGAACCGTTCTTCACCGCCGACTACAACCGCGACTGGGTCGCCGCCTGCATGTCCCGCTGGTACGGCGTCGACCGCATCCACCGCCGCTGA
- a CDS encoding glycoside hydrolase family 15 protein, translating into MPGVLGCWAVVAAALTSTAVPVCGAGGHAPLSGLTAPTVGVLSNASAAEGVSASLAAGARYVEGSNVLRLASGRWRYLPSGRSVSVVVAAGDGRALRQIGQSRAWLAAGRVPGRSAAERAAAGRALLAMRALLRPNGAMAAGWSPGWMYSWPRDSSFACAAFAHTGHDEEAFRILRHSAATQRGDGSWEARTKLDGSGPPDGRRWQLDANGWVPWAAWQWYRVAPVEGRRERLAALYPMIRKAADRAVLSLGADGLPPASPDYWELMTATANIGTAAPLLAGLNASADLAREAGRPQDAVRWARAARRLSAGISKRFFPLGYQRTVDGRHGRDSAVAFMAPPFNAAAAGVPAALESTYRALLLPNGGLTPGNDPGAPWGAVAWTPSTAFFALAWAAGGRPAKAGPVLQWVLSKRNALGELPEKVDRAGRPASVAPLAWTGSIVVLSLVALEAGGLSAPPLQP; encoded by the coding sequence ATGCCCGGTGTCCTCGGCTGCTGGGCGGTGGTTGCGGCGGCGTTGACGAGTACGGCCGTTCCCGTGTGCGGGGCGGGCGGTCATGCGCCGTTGTCGGGGCTGACCGCTCCCACCGTCGGTGTGCTGTCCAATGCGAGTGCCGCCGAGGGGGTTTCGGCGTCGCTGGCCGCCGGTGCCCGGTACGTGGAGGGCAGCAATGTGCTGCGGCTGGCGTCGGGGCGGTGGCGGTACCTGCCTTCGGGGCGGTCGGTGTCGGTGGTGGTCGCGGCCGGGGACGGGCGGGCGCTGCGGCAGATCGGGCAGAGCCGGGCCTGGCTGGCGGCCGGCCGGGTCCCGGGCCGGTCGGCGGCCGAGCGGGCGGCGGCCGGGCGGGCGCTGCTGGCGATGCGGGCGCTGCTGCGGCCCAACGGGGCGATGGCGGCGGGGTGGAGTCCGGGGTGGATGTACTCCTGGCCGCGGGATTCGAGTTTCGCGTGTGCCGCGTTCGCGCACACCGGGCATGACGAGGAGGCTTTTCGGATCCTGCGGCACAGTGCGGCGACCCAGCGCGGGGACGGCAGCTGGGAGGCGCGTACGAAGCTGGACGGTTCGGGGCCGCCGGACGGCAGGCGGTGGCAGCTCGATGCCAACGGCTGGGTGCCGTGGGCGGCGTGGCAGTGGTACCGGGTGGCGCCCGTGGAGGGGCGGCGGGAGCGGCTGGCGGCCCTGTATCCGATGATCCGCAAGGCGGCCGACCGTGCGGTGCTCTCCCTGGGGGCGGACGGGTTGCCCCCGGCTTCTCCGGACTACTGGGAGCTGATGACGGCGACGGCGAACATCGGTACGGCCGCGCCGTTGCTGGCCGGGCTGAACGCGTCGGCGGACCTGGCACGGGAGGCGGGCCGGCCGCAGGATGCGGTGCGTTGGGCGCGGGCGGCGCGGCGGCTGTCGGCGGGGATCTCCAAGCGGTTCTTCCCGCTCGGCTACCAGCGGACCGTCGACGGGCGGCACGGGCGCGACAGTGCGGTGGCGTTCATGGCGCCGCCGTTCAACGCGGCGGCCGCCGGTGTGCCCGCGGCGCTGGAGTCCACCTACCGGGCGCTGCTGCTGCCCAACGGGGGGCTGACTCCGGGCAACGATCCGGGGGCTCCGTGGGGGGCTGTGGCGTGGACGCCCAGTACGGCGTTCTTCGCGCTGGCCTGGGCGGCGGGGGGCCGGCCGGCGAAGGCGGGGCCGGTGCTGCAGTGGGTGCTGTCGAAGCGGAACGCTCTGGGTGAGCTGCCGGAGAAGGTGGACCGGGCCGGCCGGCCGGCGTCGGTGGCGCCGCTGGCGTGGACGGGTTCGATCGTGGTGCTGTCGCTGGTGGCGCTCGAGGCCGGCGGGCTGTCCGCCCCGCCCCTGCAGCCGTAG
- a CDS encoding PIG-L family deacetylase: MSLASRTRTAALLAALTAGAAGITTWAYGYTTAPRPAAPQAPLRPSVTQGTVLQVVAHPDDDLFFMNPDLSRSISTGVKVTTVYLTAGESDGRNEAHSPHLQDPTRPADHAAYAEARQNGIRAAYAEMATGRRTSAWQRTSIPTTGGGSAEVDVLLARPEVNLVWMQMREARSISGDNPDSLRGLWDGKVPALGSQLASGTPVASPFSYTKEQAVQAIANVFALYKPTTIRTQDPTPGRTRPAGAFLDHQDHMYGARFVQAATERYAASADRPHFSVQNYVSYPNSSLPPPSTRRPPRRNSATSRPTPGATTRTGAAAPPAAATARPRPGPPAPDGTRPSATAAARAPPG, translated from the coding sequence ATGTCCCTGGCCAGCCGCACCCGCACCGCGGCCCTGCTCGCCGCACTCACCGCCGGCGCCGCCGGGATCACCACCTGGGCCTACGGATACACCACCGCCCCCCGCCCCGCAGCCCCCCAGGCCCCCCTGCGCCCCAGCGTGACCCAGGGCACGGTCCTCCAGGTCGTCGCGCACCCCGACGACGACCTCTTCTTCATGAACCCCGACCTGAGTCGCTCCATATCCACCGGCGTCAAGGTCACCACCGTCTACCTGACCGCCGGCGAGTCCGACGGCAGGAACGAAGCCCACAGCCCCCACCTGCAGGACCCCACCCGCCCCGCCGACCACGCCGCCTACGCCGAAGCCCGCCAGAACGGCATACGCGCCGCCTACGCCGAGATGGCCACCGGCCGGCGCACCAGCGCCTGGCAGCGCACCTCCATACCCACCACCGGCGGCGGCAGCGCCGAGGTCGACGTCCTCCTCGCCCGCCCCGAGGTCAACCTGGTGTGGATGCAGATGCGCGAAGCCCGCAGCATCTCCGGCGACAACCCCGACAGCCTGCGCGGCCTGTGGGACGGCAAGGTCCCCGCCCTCGGCTCCCAGCTCGCCTCCGGCACACCCGTCGCCTCCCCCTTCTCCTACACCAAGGAGCAGGCCGTCCAGGCCATCGCGAACGTCTTCGCGCTCTACAAACCCACCACCATCCGCACCCAGGACCCCACCCCCGGCCGCACCCGGCCCGCCGGCGCCTTCCTCGACCACCAGGACCACATGTACGGGGCCCGCTTCGTGCAGGCGGCCACCGAACGCTACGCCGCCTCCGCCGACCGCCCGCACTTCTCGGTCCAGAACTACGTGAGCTACCCCAACAGCTCCCTGCCCCCACCCTCGACGCGAAGGCCGCCGAGGAGAAACTCGGCTACCTCAAGACCTACGCCTGGAGCGACCACCAGGACTGGTGCGGCAGCCCCGCCGGCTGCGGCGACCGCAAGACCGCGACCCGGCCCACCGGCGCCGGATGGAACCAGACCATCCGCTACAGCCGCGGCGAGAGCACCACCTGGATGA
- a CDS encoding sugar ABC transporter substrate-binding protein, protein MGRAPVALAVAALAVTLTACGTTEAGSAGSGGDGAVRIGLLLPENETARYEKFDKPLMEKKVALLTLGKGKVLYANAGGDAVRQSAQADAMIKDKVDVLVIDAVDSKAIAGAVTKAKEAGIAVVAYDRLAEGPIDAYTSFDNEDVGRVQGKALLEALGDKARNGKIVMMNGAVTDPNAASFKTGARSVLDGKVNVGKEYDTVEWKPENANTNMAAALSALGKDKVVGVYSANDGMAGGIISALKAAGVSPLPPVTGQDAELAGVRRIVAGEQYMTVYKPYAREAEAAAELAVLLAQGEKIDGIINQVVSSPTTKRIPAVLIPGMSVTRDNIRSTVVLDGVYTIDEICTDALKAACQETGLK, encoded by the coding sequence CTGGGGCGTGCCCCCGTTGCTCTTGCCGTCGCGGCGCTCGCCGTCACGCTCACCGCCTGCGGCACCACCGAAGCCGGCAGCGCCGGCAGCGGCGGCGACGGCGCGGTCAGGATCGGCCTGCTGCTCCCCGAGAACGAGACCGCGCGGTACGAGAAGTTCGACAAGCCGCTGATGGAGAAGAAGGTCGCCCTGCTGACCCTCGGCAAGGGCAAGGTGCTCTACGCCAACGCGGGGGGCGACGCGGTCAGACAGAGCGCCCAGGCCGACGCGATGATCAAGGACAAGGTGGACGTCCTGGTCATCGACGCGGTGGACTCCAAGGCCATCGCCGGCGCGGTGACGAAGGCCAAGGAGGCGGGCATAGCGGTGGTCGCCTACGACCGCCTGGCCGAGGGCCCGATCGACGCCTACACCTCCTTCGACAACGAGGACGTCGGCCGCGTCCAGGGCAAGGCCCTGCTGGAGGCCCTGGGCGACAAGGCCCGCAACGGCAAGATCGTCATGATGAACGGCGCGGTCACCGACCCCAACGCCGCCAGCTTCAAGACCGGTGCCCGCTCCGTCCTGGACGGCAAGGTGAACGTCGGCAAGGAGTACGACACCGTCGAGTGGAAGCCGGAGAACGCCAACACCAACATGGCGGCCGCGCTCTCCGCGCTCGGCAAGGACAAGGTCGTCGGCGTCTACTCCGCCAACGACGGCATGGCCGGCGGCATCATCTCCGCCCTCAAGGCCGCCGGCGTCTCCCCGCTGCCCCCGGTCACCGGCCAGGACGCCGAACTCGCCGGCGTGCGGCGCATCGTGGCGGGCGAGCAGTACATGACCGTGTACAAGCCCTACGCCCGCGAGGCCGAGGCCGCCGCCGAACTCGCCGTCCTCCTCGCCCAGGGCGAGAAGATCGACGGGATCATCAACCAGGTGGTCAGCAGCCCGACCACCAAGCGCATCCCGGCCGTCCTCATCCCCGGCATGTCGGTGACCCGCGACAACATCCGCAGCACCGTGGTCCTCGACGGCGTCTACACCATCGACGAGATCTGCACCGACGCCCTCAAGGCCGCATGCCAGGAGACCGGCCTGAAGTAG